The Leucobacter viscericola genome includes a window with the following:
- a CDS encoding DsbA family protein has translation MSTPEMPTVSTPPPHPYATAPSSNNGRGFAISAMAAGLLSLLSTVVGIFYGAAFVILGIGLAIIAIGLGITALILKQRPLAPSIVGLGSGVLSILAAVVVGLLVLGGTIVDTVKQEAGSSNGATSSQGIDAKWPSNMASGGVLFLGGSAGGGEVATSAAPSNGATPDTSLTGGSAAPKNQIQLYVDYMCPACGAFEATNLDTIESALAGGDTSLELRPLTFLDGASQGSYYSSRASAALACVVDTQPELAWKTHTTLLDANNQPEEGTTGPDNKQLISTLNKATGGLSDTTQSCITKETYVPFAKGLSSWLLSNPVPNAQDPTLTVSGTPTVVVNGTRYSGSITDAAEFKKFLTDQGVTLK, from the coding sequence ATGAGCACCCCGGAGATGCCCACAGTGTCCACCCCGCCGCCGCACCCGTATGCGACAGCGCCGAGCAGCAACAATGGCCGCGGATTCGCGATTTCGGCCATGGCCGCGGGGCTGCTCTCGCTGCTGTCAACAGTGGTTGGTATTTTTTACGGTGCCGCGTTTGTGATTTTGGGAATCGGACTCGCAATCATTGCGATCGGACTCGGCATCACGGCCCTCATCTTGAAGCAGCGTCCCCTAGCGCCCAGCATCGTTGGGCTCGGTTCCGGCGTCCTGTCGATTTTGGCGGCGGTTGTTGTCGGATTGCTTGTTCTCGGAGGAACCATCGTGGACACCGTCAAGCAGGAGGCCGGCAGCTCAAACGGCGCAACGTCGTCCCAAGGAATCGACGCGAAGTGGCCGTCGAACATGGCGAGCGGTGGCGTTCTATTTCTTGGCGGCTCGGCCGGTGGCGGCGAAGTGGCGACCTCTGCTGCGCCCTCTAACGGCGCTACTCCCGACACCAGCCTGACAGGTGGAAGCGCTGCCCCGAAGAACCAGATTCAGCTCTACGTCGACTACATGTGCCCAGCGTGCGGGGCATTCGAAGCCACCAACCTCGACACCATTGAGTCGGCGCTTGCGGGTGGAGACACAAGTCTCGAACTACGCCCGTTGACGTTCCTTGACGGTGCTTCGCAGGGCAGCTACTACTCCTCCCGCGCCTCAGCAGCGCTCGCCTGTGTTGTTGACACGCAGCCAGAACTCGCGTGGAAAACCCACACCACGCTGCTCGACGCCAACAACCAGCCCGAAGAAGGCACCACTGGCCCCGACAACAAACAGCTCATTTCAACGCTGAACAAGGCCACGGGTGGTCTCAGCGACACGACACAGTCCTGCATCACCAAAGAGACCTACGTGCCCTTCGCCAAGGGGCTGAGCTCGTGGCTTCTGAGCAACCCGGTGCCAAACGCGCAGGATCCCACCCTCACAGTCTCTGGCACACCAACGGTCGTCGTGAACGGCACCCGCTACTCGGGCAGCATCACCGATGCTGCGGAGTTTAAGAAGTTCTTGACGGATCAGGGCGTCACGCTGAAGTAG
- a CDS encoding MFS transporter — protein sequence MPRNQSSAQGDPAPVTLLSKTGLGYFPLAFVSRLPFAMMVIGVLTLVVSVRGSVELAGLSSALVGIGAALIGPLIGAAADRFGQRPTLLLAAVVNSAALGTLAWVAYSDSPNWVMLAVAFVTGASGPQTSPMSRSRLVSIIQTALPAERRPRTISTVLAYESAADEMVFVFGPVVVGLLATTVGAWAPVAGAAILTLVFVVAFALHHTSAPARSRAERAATLAPASELVRPTLLVVVLGIFAVGLVFGSTFTSLTAFMQERGSAESAGLLYGVMGVGSAILALCVALFSPKFTLRHRWLGFALFLLAGESLLATADSIGTVLMSLALTGIGIGPLLVTLYSFGAERSPIGRSATVMTMLGSGIMLGQSLAAAITGAVAENVDVPTAMLLPLGAAILVTLAGATNWLLTPSSRRSF from the coding sequence ATGCCCCGTAACCAATCCAGCGCTCAAGGCGATCCCGCTCCCGTCACCCTTCTTTCGAAGACGGGCCTGGGCTACTTCCCGCTTGCATTCGTCTCGCGACTGCCGTTCGCCATGATGGTGATCGGCGTGCTGACGCTGGTGGTGTCGGTGCGCGGCTCTGTTGAGCTGGCGGGGCTCAGCTCGGCGCTCGTTGGTATTGGCGCCGCGCTCATCGGCCCACTGATCGGGGCGGCCGCAGACCGCTTTGGGCAGCGGCCGACGCTGCTGCTTGCGGCCGTGGTCAACAGCGCAGCCCTCGGCACACTCGCCTGGGTGGCCTACAGCGACTCGCCCAACTGGGTCATGCTTGCGGTCGCGTTCGTCACCGGCGCTTCGGGCCCGCAGACTTCGCCAATGTCGCGGTCGCGTCTGGTGTCGATCATCCAGACGGCCCTGCCGGCCGAGCGCCGACCGCGCACCATCTCGACCGTGCTCGCCTACGAATCGGCCGCCGACGAGATGGTGTTTGTCTTCGGCCCGGTGGTTGTTGGGTTGCTCGCAACCACGGTTGGCGCGTGGGCCCCGGTCGCGGGCGCCGCGATCCTGACCCTCGTGTTTGTTGTGGCGTTTGCCCTGCACCACACGAGTGCCCCCGCTCGTTCGCGGGCGGAGCGGGCGGCAACACTCGCACCGGCTTCCGAGCTCGTGCGCCCCACGCTGCTCGTTGTGGTGCTCGGCATCTTTGCGGTCGGCCTGGTCTTTGGGTCGACGTTCACCTCGCTCACCGCGTTTATGCAGGAGCGCGGATCAGCCGAGTCGGCGGGTCTGCTTTACGGTGTGATGGGGGTCGGGTCGGCGATCCTCGCCCTCTGCGTGGCGCTCTTCTCCCCCAAGTTCACGCTGCGGCACCGCTGGCTGGGGTTCGCGCTGTTCTTGCTGGCGGGCGAGTCTCTGCTCGCGACAGCCGACAGCATCGGCACGGTTCTTATGAGCCTCGCACTCACGGGAATCGGGATCGGCCCGCTGCTCGTGACGCTCTACAGTTTTGGGGCGGAGCGCAGCCCGATCGGGCGATCCGCAACCGTCATGACGATGCTCGGTTCCGGCATCATGCTCGGCCAGTCGCTTGCGGCCGCAATCACGGGTGCCGTCGCTGAAAACGTAGACGTGCCGACCGCCATGCTGCTGCCGCTGGGGGCCGCGATCCTCGTGACTCTCGCTGGCGCCACAAACTGGCTGCTTACGCCTTCGAGCCGCCGCTCATTTTAG
- a CDS encoding trimeric intracellular cation channel family protein: MASIVYEVLQLAGILAFAISGALVGVRRRLDILGVVVVGASTGVGGGILRDMLLGVHPPLSFLHWQNLTVAIVGSLVVFYLHPSVTRIRHFEVVFDAFGLGLFSANGAAVAYISGQSTLTSILVGVITAIGGGVIRDVLVNTVPGVLTRELYAVSALLGAGAAVAVLALGGDATLASLIGGALAITLRLTSVARGWHLPRPKMSGGSKA, from the coding sequence ATGGCCTCGATTGTGTATGAAGTGTTGCAGCTTGCCGGGATCCTGGCCTTCGCCATCTCTGGAGCCCTGGTTGGGGTGCGACGCCGACTCGACATTCTTGGGGTAGTGGTCGTTGGCGCGTCGACGGGTGTTGGCGGCGGGATCCTGCGCGACATGCTGCTCGGGGTGCATCCGCCGTTGTCGTTTTTGCACTGGCAGAATCTGACGGTCGCGATTGTGGGCTCGCTCGTGGTGTTCTACCTGCACCCGAGTGTGACGCGCATTCGCCACTTCGAGGTTGTGTTTGACGCCTTCGGCCTGGGGCTGTTCTCGGCAAACGGTGCGGCGGTCGCCTACATCTCGGGGCAGAGCACACTTACGTCGATCCTCGTTGGCGTCATTACCGCGATTGGCGGAGGAGTGATTCGTGACGTGCTCGTGAACACGGTGCCGGGTGTGCTCACCCGCGAGCTCTATGCGGTCTCCGCGCTGCTCGGCGCGGGAGCAGCCGTCGCGGTTCTGGCGCTCGGCGGCGACGCGACACTCGCCTCATTGATCGGTGGCGCACTCGCGATCACGCTGCGCCTCACCTCGGTGGCACGCGGCTGGCACCTGCCGAGACCTAAAATGAGCGGCGGCTCGAAGGCGTAA
- a CDS encoding aminotransferase class V-fold PLP-dependent enzyme, translated as MPSLSPAEVAELRAAFPYFNAPPREDGRTVAYLDAAATSQRPGAVLDAERVFLETANSAVHRGTSGAVGAATAAFEGARAAVASFVGASTPEQIVWAENATDALNIVALGIGEANLGLGVAGSERYRLGAGDEILITEAEHHANLIPWQRLAVKTGATLRYIPVREDGTWTLDDAREALSSRTRIFAFAHVSNVTGYVAPVAELAELARAVGAITVLDACQSVPHIPVDFEALGVDFAAFSGHKMLGPNGIGVLYGRPEALEALPPSRTGGSAITRVTMETAEFMPPPLRFEPGTQPVSQVVGLGAAVAFSEAVGMQRAAAREHELVTRLVEGILATPGLRLLGSADPAQRVALAAVSVDGLHAHDVGQFLDEQGVLVRVGHHCAQPLHRALGITSSTRASVHLTTTEDEVDRFLDALRGAQRYFGVEVAA; from the coding sequence ATGCCTTCGCTCAGCCCCGCTGAGGTCGCCGAACTGCGCGCGGCCTTTCCTTATTTCAACGCACCACCCCGCGAAGATGGGCGAACCGTCGCCTATCTTGACGCCGCGGCGACTTCGCAACGGCCGGGTGCGGTGCTTGATGCCGAGCGCGTGTTTCTTGAGACCGCAAACTCTGCCGTGCATCGCGGCACAAGCGGTGCGGTCGGCGCAGCAACGGCGGCTTTTGAGGGCGCTCGCGCGGCCGTTGCCTCCTTTGTCGGAGCTTCGACCCCCGAGCAGATCGTGTGGGCAGAGAACGCGACTGACGCCCTCAACATTGTCGCGCTCGGGATCGGCGAGGCGAACCTGGGGCTGGGCGTTGCGGGCAGCGAGCGGTATCGACTTGGCGCGGGAGATGAGATCCTCATCACCGAGGCCGAGCACCACGCTAATTTGATCCCCTGGCAGCGACTGGCCGTAAAAACGGGTGCCACGCTCCGCTACATTCCGGTGCGCGAGGACGGCACCTGGACCCTCGACGACGCGCGCGAGGCGCTCAGCTCGCGCACCCGCATTTTTGCGTTTGCGCACGTCTCAAACGTGACGGGTTACGTCGCCCCCGTCGCCGAACTCGCCGAGTTGGCTCGCGCGGTTGGTGCGATCACCGTGCTCGATGCGTGCCAGTCGGTGCCGCACATTCCAGTCGATTTCGAGGCGCTCGGCGTCGATTTTGCCGCGTTCTCAGGTCACAAGATGCTGGGACCAAACGGGATCGGCGTGCTCTACGGTCGCCCCGAGGCCCTCGAGGCGCTGCCCCCGTCGCGCACCGGCGGATCCGCGATCACCCGCGTCACGATGGAGACCGCAGAGTTCATGCCTCCCCCGCTGCGCTTTGAGCCCGGCACACAGCCGGTGTCTCAGGTTGTTGGCCTCGGGGCAGCCGTTGCGTTCTCTGAGGCGGTTGGCATGCAGCGCGCGGCTGCTCGCGAGCACGAGCTGGTAACGAGATTGGTTGAGGGGATCCTCGCCACCCCCGGTTTGCGTTTGCTTGGTTCGGCAGATCCCGCGCAGCGCGTGGCGCTCGCTGCCGTGTCCGTTGACGGCCTGCATGCGCACGACGTTGGGCAGTTTTTGGATGAGCAGGGGGTGCTCGTGCGTGTCGGTCACCACTGTGCCCAACCGCTGCACCGCGCGCTCGGCATCACATCAAGCACACGAGCAAGTGTGCACCTGACCACTACCGAGGACGAGGTTGATCGTTTTCTCGACGCGCTCCGCGGCGCCCAGCGGTACTTTGGCGTGGAGGTGGCGGCGTGA
- the sufU gene encoding Fe-S cluster assembly sulfur transfer protein SufU yields MSALDGLYQEVILDHSKRPIGKGELAAGAEDITASHHEFNPSCGDEIDLSIAVDPESGLVTGLAWEGQGCSISMASASILAQLVRDEKLSLADAQLRIDAFREMIQARGEGEPDEDLLGDAVALQGVSKFVMRVKCAMLGWVALEADLKQVEAQRS; encoded by the coding sequence GTGAGCGCACTTGATGGACTGTACCAAGAGGTTATTCTCGATCACTCGAAACGCCCCATCGGCAAGGGTGAACTTGCTGCCGGTGCTGAAGACATCACGGCTTCACACCACGAGTTCAACCCGAGCTGCGGCGATGAGATCGATCTGTCGATCGCCGTCGACCCGGAATCGGGACTCGTAACCGGGCTCGCGTGGGAGGGGCAGGGCTGCTCAATCTCGATGGCCTCCGCGTCGATTCTCGCGCAGCTTGTTCGCGACGAGAAGCTTTCGCTGGCCGATGCGCAGCTCAGGATCGACGCGTTTCGCGAGATGATTCAGGCCCGCGGAGAGGGTGAGCCCGACGAGGATCTGCTCGGCGACGCCGTCGCTTTGCAGGGTGTTTCGAAGTTTGTGATGCGGGTGAAGTGCGCCATGCTCGGCTGGGTCGCCCTCGAAGCTGACCTGAAGCAGGTGGAGGCGCAGCGCTCGTAA
- a CDS encoding isopeptide-forming domain-containing fimbrial protein, with protein MDTTKSATGSAAMLGIVCVVICALLAVILPGAPAHAAQNATNATVKSKQTFYTYVKAGETYSSSFVKRETVFAGIGDPVITVITPSGASTECTNIKQVPPNNSSCLFTEVAPVDGVYATTISSSDPTSTVFQTRVTMRWTIQALNGATPIEGRTWSDKFHMRDELRVPQTLGVPILSLWYQTEYGYQYKVDRRQLNGIDSVYLANAFGMVNTETCQPIYRSIGVLPADPPPVAFVEDSGCSYQPYKVFFEQPAADLPATVTLPDTGQTTWMIRPILDPQVASLSFQHSSPGSRNGQIVFDMQNYEGPVKLQVDTNNNGVFTDDVDREIPAVATTSGATTVDFDGLDGLGATIPVNTPLAVRLSIDRVGEVHFIDGDLEFLTGGIEITRLNGPAENRTRIFWNDELINDPQYNTQALLSCSATPALTSAAGGTDSTGGVHAWGVGTCANATLANPGPGDTTNGGTWGNNRMIDNWTYIDANVAATTDVPGYQILKQTDHAAGATLNPGEKVDYTIKVTPVPYSAPQEITAGLAASTWSAVVFDDLSNVTDDASAPLTDLQATGNLGTFSPGSTGWTWTGADLPLGSPVDLTYSTSVMEAPLGDLKLANTAYAAGEEQPNCVPGLCSVTENPVAQIKVEKFSDPVSGSTVKPGDKVKYTLVVTNITGVELDDVTVEDNLESVLQSTTLSGSPSSSAGEAPEMSGNTLTWNGSLAAGAAASITYSVVVNQDAASGATINNVVVARSEVPGDPSYETPPSSTTHNVSNVIPPKKGLSVTGASGNDLFAPALAVLALASGAALLALKRRRTRA; from the coding sequence GTGGACACCACAAAAAGCGCAACGGGATCAGCAGCGATGCTGGGCATCGTGTGCGTGGTCATTTGTGCGTTGCTGGCGGTTATTCTGCCGGGCGCACCCGCTCACGCCGCACAAAACGCGACCAACGCGACGGTGAAGTCAAAACAGACCTTTTACACGTATGTAAAAGCCGGTGAGACCTACTCCTCCAGCTTCGTCAAGCGCGAAACGGTGTTCGCCGGAATTGGCGATCCTGTCATAACCGTGATCACGCCGTCCGGCGCCTCGACCGAGTGCACCAACATCAAGCAGGTTCCCCCGAACAACTCTTCGTGCCTCTTCACCGAGGTCGCCCCGGTGGACGGCGTGTACGCGACCACTATCAGCTCTTCTGACCCGACTTCCACGGTGTTCCAGACGCGAGTCACGATGCGCTGGACCATCCAAGCACTCAACGGTGCGACCCCGATTGAGGGACGCACGTGGAGCGACAAGTTTCATATGCGCGACGAGTTGCGCGTTCCGCAGACCCTTGGAGTGCCGATCCTCAGCCTCTGGTACCAGACCGAGTACGGCTACCAGTACAAAGTGGATCGGCGCCAGCTCAACGGCATCGACTCTGTGTACCTCGCGAACGCGTTTGGCATGGTCAATACTGAGACCTGCCAACCGATCTACCGCAGCATCGGTGTACTTCCGGCTGATCCGCCACCGGTTGCGTTTGTTGAGGACTCAGGCTGCAGCTACCAGCCGTACAAGGTTTTCTTTGAGCAGCCCGCCGCAGACCTCCCAGCAACCGTCACGCTCCCGGATACCGGGCAGACGACCTGGATGATTCGCCCGATTCTTGATCCTCAGGTTGCATCGCTGTCCTTTCAGCACTCCTCACCGGGGTCTCGCAACGGCCAGATTGTATTCGACATGCAGAACTATGAGGGACCCGTCAAGCTGCAGGTTGACACGAACAACAACGGTGTCTTCACGGATGACGTCGATCGCGAGATCCCGGCTGTCGCCACAACGAGTGGGGCAACCACGGTCGACTTCGATGGGCTGGATGGGCTCGGCGCAACCATTCCGGTGAACACTCCCCTTGCCGTTCGCCTCAGCATTGACCGGGTTGGCGAGGTGCACTTTATCGACGGTGACCTTGAGTTTCTCACCGGCGGAATCGAAATCACGAGGCTCAACGGACCTGCCGAGAACCGCACCCGAATTTTCTGGAACGATGAACTGATCAACGATCCGCAGTACAACACTCAGGCCCTCCTCAGCTGTTCTGCAACCCCGGCGCTCACCTCTGCTGCTGGCGGCACCGATTCCACGGGTGGTGTTCACGCCTGGGGTGTTGGCACTTGCGCCAATGCAACTCTCGCGAACCCCGGCCCCGGCGACACCACTAACGGTGGCACCTGGGGCAATAACCGCATGATTGATAACTGGACGTACATCGACGCAAACGTGGCAGCGACCACCGACGTTCCGGGATATCAAATTCTGAAGCAGACGGATCACGCCGCCGGGGCAACACTCAATCCCGGTGAAAAGGTCGATTACACGATCAAGGTGACTCCCGTGCCCTACTCGGCACCCCAAGAGATCACGGCGGGGTTAGCAGCGAGCACGTGGTCGGCTGTTGTGTTCGATGATCTCTCGAACGTGACCGATGATGCATCCGCACCGCTCACAGATCTACAGGCAACGGGCAACCTCGGCACCTTCTCGCCGGGCTCGACCGGCTGGACGTGGACAGGCGCCGACCTTCCGCTCGGCTCCCCCGTGGATCTGACGTATTCGACCAGCGTCATGGAGGCTCCGCTCGGCGACCTCAAGCTTGCCAATACCGCTTACGCTGCTGGTGAAGAACAGCCTAATTGTGTGCCGGGGCTCTGCTCAGTGACCGAAAACCCGGTCGCCCAAATTAAGGTCGAGAAATTCTCCGATCCTGTTTCAGGATCAACGGTCAAACCCGGCGATAAGGTCAAGTACACGCTCGTTGTAACCAACATCACCGGCGTTGAACTTGACGACGTGACAGTGGAGGACAATCTCGAGTCAGTCCTGCAAAGCACCACCCTGTCTGGATCTCCAAGCTCTTCAGCGGGAGAGGCACCTGAGATGAGTGGGAACACACTTACCTGGAATGGCAGCCTCGCGGCAGGGGCCGCCGCTTCAATCACTTACTCGGTTGTGGTGAACCAGGATGCCGCTTCAGGTGCAACGATCAACAACGTTGTCGTCGCACGAAGCGAAGTTCCCGGAGACCCGAGCTACGAGACTCCGCCGTCTTCAACGACCCACAACGTGAGCAATGTGATCCCTCCGAAAAAGGGTCTGTCTGTGACCGGTGCAAGTGGAAACGACCTATTCGCTCCGGCGTTGGCAGTGCTTGCGCTGGCTTCCGGTGCAGCGTTGCTGGCGCTGAAGCGCCGACGCACTCGGGCCTAG
- a CDS encoding DUF4192 family protein codes for MNEPTLTDPTTSPRVLKCETTADFLAALPQLAGFTATNSIFIVFFSGKRSGSAARIDLPTNEDADDVPSLLEFISSVLQSAGAVGNSDASPGIAIASEQTFVSSGGTPWRKFARRLEQHLGRDDIRLRELCCVAPDGWASYRDSAAPRAGHPLSAIEESPITLEARVRGVSQPKLADMGVIPEASAAQITAVATALDALERFVVHEQGTSAPPRTAEQHNVSTAAPFPSWFRDTAEVTRALRNESVPLSSELKARLIRTANTPDRWLLLTLGILTRPEFPCELAQDMSPEAFTGIAIDLDTGEHTVPRVGWSIRRMLSSICPDFSDRERLAIIRSRLLTLISETPRQDRPGLLALSAWVWWLTGTQTVSRKHIAEALSIDPDHELTLMVRRLSEMPLYTRFLESAHAA; via the coding sequence ATGAACGAACCAACCCTCACCGATCCCACCACTTCCCCTCGTGTCTTGAAGTGCGAAACGACAGCAGACTTTCTTGCTGCCCTGCCACAGCTTGCGGGGTTTACAGCGACCAACAGCATTTTTATTGTGTTCTTTTCAGGGAAGCGTTCGGGCAGTGCTGCACGCATTGACCTCCCCACCAACGAAGATGCAGACGATGTCCCTTCGCTCCTCGAGTTCATCAGTTCCGTGCTCCAATCAGCGGGCGCGGTGGGCAACTCCGATGCGTCCCCAGGCATTGCCATTGCCTCTGAACAGACGTTTGTCAGTTCAGGTGGCACGCCGTGGCGCAAGTTCGCCCGTCGGTTAGAGCAGCATCTTGGTCGCGATGATATTCGGCTGCGTGAGCTGTGCTGCGTCGCCCCAGACGGTTGGGCCAGCTACCGAGATTCTGCGGCCCCTCGCGCGGGCCATCCGCTCAGCGCAATAGAGGAGAGCCCGATTACTCTGGAGGCCAGGGTGAGGGGCGTGTCTCAACCCAAACTGGCCGACATGGGAGTGATACCAGAGGCCAGCGCTGCCCAGATAACTGCGGTTGCAACCGCGCTTGACGCGCTCGAGCGGTTTGTTGTGCATGAGCAGGGAACGAGCGCACCTCCACGCACGGCAGAGCAGCATAACGTCTCCACCGCCGCACCATTCCCCTCCTGGTTTCGCGACACCGCAGAGGTGACTCGTGCGCTCAGAAACGAGAGTGTTCCCCTGAGTTCAGAGTTGAAAGCGCGCCTTATTCGAACCGCGAACACCCCCGATCGCTGGCTGCTGCTTACACTCGGCATACTCACCCGTCCGGAGTTTCCGTGTGAGCTCGCACAAGACATGTCACCCGAAGCGTTCACTGGCATCGCCATTGATCTCGACACGGGAGAACACACCGTGCCGCGGGTCGGGTGGTCGATTCGGCGCATGCTCAGCAGCATCTGCCCAGATTTCAGCGACCGAGAGCGCCTCGCGATCATTCGCAGCCGACTGCTCACCCTCATCTCGGAAACACCCCGGCAGGATCGACCAGGCCTCCTTGCCCTGAGCGCTTGGGTGTGGTGGCTCACAGGCACACAAACGGTTTCGCGCAAACACATCGCGGAGGCACTCAGCATCGACCCGGACCACGAACTCACCCTCATGGTTCGGAGGCTGAGCGAGATGCCCCTCTACACAAGGTTTCTCGAGTCAGCTCATGCCGCTTAG
- a CDS encoding cysteine desulfurase family protein, translating to MTGQTLRSSEIAVGEKTAGSGYLDAAATAPLRIEARSAMIAAFDDAVNPSSVHSPGSRARQLVEQARSEIADALGARANEVVFTSGGTEANNLAVIGLALASPRGRHIVTTSIEHPSVLESCRYLERVFGFELTLLPIDATGRVDPGEVASALRADTTLLSVGLANAEIGTVQAIQEIAEHARLLGVPVHTDAVQAAASLPVSFAPTAGSWPGASVGAMTIASHKFGGPQGMGALLVRRNLPLEPILHGGGQEGGARSGTENVVGIVGFAAALTASRKDVGTRALALAECRDELLERVLAEVPGVRLTGDPIERLPGHASFVVPGVSGESLLVALDVAGFAVSSGSACAAGKDEPSPVLLALGMEPTLAQTAIRFTLPNPLSSQAIERIVEILGAEVMAARGTRTPGM from the coding sequence ATGACGGGGCAAACGTTGCGGTCTTCTGAGATTGCAGTTGGCGAGAAAACTGCCGGATCTGGCTATCTCGATGCGGCGGCGACTGCTCCGCTGCGGATTGAAGCTCGCTCCGCCATGATCGCCGCGTTTGATGACGCGGTGAACCCATCCAGTGTGCACTCACCTGGCTCCCGCGCTCGCCAGCTCGTCGAACAGGCCCGCTCTGAGATCGCAGACGCGCTCGGGGCAAGAGCAAACGAAGTCGTTTTCACCTCGGGTGGAACCGAAGCGAATAACCTCGCCGTGATCGGGCTCGCTCTTGCGAGCCCGCGAGGTCGACACATCGTCACCACATCAATCGAGCACCCCTCAGTGCTTGAAAGCTGTCGCTATCTGGAACGGGTGTTCGGCTTCGAGCTCACACTGCTGCCAATCGACGCCACGGGCAGGGTTGACCCGGGGGAGGTGGCCTCGGCGCTGCGCGCAGACACGACCCTGCTATCGGTCGGTCTCGCCAACGCAGAAATCGGCACGGTTCAAGCAATCCAGGAGATCGCAGAGCACGCTCGACTTCTCGGGGTTCCAGTGCACACGGATGCAGTGCAGGCGGCCGCCTCACTCCCCGTGTCTTTCGCACCGACAGCTGGCTCATGGCCAGGTGCCTCGGTCGGCGCGATGACCATCGCCTCCCACAAGTTCGGTGGCCCTCAGGGGATGGGGGCGCTGCTCGTGCGTCGAAACCTTCCCTTGGAGCCGATCCTGCACGGTGGCGGCCAGGAGGGCGGAGCCCGCTCGGGCACCGAGAACGTCGTCGGCATCGTCGGTTTCGCGGCTGCCCTGACCGCGAGCCGTAAAGATGTCGGCACCCGAGCCCTCGCGCTTGCCGAGTGCCGAGACGAGCTTCTTGAGAGGGTACTCGCTGAAGTGCCGGGAGTGCGGCTGACGGGGGACCCGATCGAGCGTCTGCCGGGCCACGCCTCCTTTGTCGTGCCGGGGGTCAGCGGTGAGTCGCTGCTTGTAGCGCTCGACGTTGCAGGCTTTGCCGTGTCCTCTGGCTCTGCGTGTGCTGCCGGGAAGGACGAACCGTCGCCGGTGCTGTTGGCGCTCGGTATGGAGCCGACCCTCGCCCAAACCGCAATTCGATTTACACTCCCGAACCCCCTCAGCAGCCAGGCGATCGAGAGGATCGTGGAGATTCTGGGAGCTGAAGTGATGGCCGCGCGCGGGACGAGAACACCTGGCATGTGA
- the nadC gene encoding carboxylating nicotinate-nucleotide diphosphorylase yields the protein MLTRHTIESVVSTALAEDAPWGDLTAELAIPADALIEARLVAREPGVFAGGALVAESFRQVDPRIRVTALAADGISFAAGDVLARVAGPARGVLTGERVALNFSQRMSGVATLTAQFVEAVAGTRARIADTRKTTPGLRALEKHAVLVGGGTNHRFSLSDAIMVKDNHLIALGAVDAETTTAALRGLRERAGHTTAVIVEVDRLDQIEPVLAANVTGVLLDNFSTSDLEAGVRMIGGRAIAEASGGVSLATVAAIAATGVDVISVGQLTHGARALDLGLDAD from the coding sequence GTGCTGACCCGTCACACTATTGAGTCTGTTGTGAGCACCGCGCTCGCGGAGGATGCTCCCTGGGGAGACCTCACGGCAGAGCTCGCGATTCCCGCGGATGCTCTCATCGAAGCACGCCTGGTCGCACGCGAACCCGGAGTGTTTGCGGGTGGCGCGCTGGTTGCCGAGTCGTTCCGGCAGGTCGACCCGCGTATTCGGGTGACGGCGCTCGCCGCCGACGGGATTTCGTTTGCGGCGGGGGATGTGCTCGCTCGGGTTGCGGGCCCCGCGCGCGGAGTGCTCACGGGGGAGCGAGTCGCCCTCAACTTTTCTCAGCGCATGAGTGGTGTTGCAACTTTGACCGCCCAGTTTGTCGAGGCGGTGGCTGGCACTCGCGCGCGAATAGCCGACACGCGAAAGACCACCCCGGGCCTGCGCGCCCTGGAGAAACACGCGGTGCTTGTAGGGGGCGGAACAAACCACCGCTTCAGTCTCTCTGACGCGATCATGGTGAAAGACAACCACCTGATCGCGCTCGGCGCTGTCGATGCCGAGACAACCACTGCCGCGCTACGGGGACTTCGTGAACGTGCAGGGCACACGACCGCGGTGATCGTTGAGGTGGATCGCCTTGATCAGATTGAACCGGTGCTCGCGGCGAACGTCACTGGTGTGCTGCTCGATAACTTCTCCACTTCTGACCTTGAGGCCGGTGTTCGGATGATCGGTGGTCGTGCCATTGCCGAGGCAAGCGGCGGTGTTTCGCTTGCGACGGTCGCCGCCATCGCGGCGACCGGAGTGGACGTGATTTCCGTAGGCCAGCTGACCCACGGCGCCCGTGCGCTTGACCTCGGTCTCGACGCCGATTGA